Proteins from a genomic interval of Puniceicoccaceae bacterium:
- a CDS encoding response regulator translates to MSHYDASTYEFHPQNWQMAQTRDGVLFVGNTQGLLEFDGVRWRRHELIPGSSITVLATDEQDRIYAGGRGDFGVIEREPEQGIRFRSLADGLSPADRSRVTTIWNIALTDHGVYFRSDRAVFWYAGGEVQTLPGEFGYLEEIGGRLIAQMKPHGLVEIQQGGVEPIPGTQSLATAGLHAILPWDDEQFLLVNRTDGLLRWDGASGLAPMPGAASEFLKQNRVYRGISLNQPGSVRFALATYNRGVALLDAQGELYQVIDKASGLLDDKSHYVFEDSEGSLWVTQNSGISRLELSSTLQVWDERLGIEGLPHAIARHGESVYAGTSAGLFKLPSSGEPGPHFFVRHEGFDKAAQIGQSTEVWSLVSSGQDLWVGGAGLVHRIRNGMIVQSIEVGSSVYCMLQPEGQTDAWLLGTRRGVAVLRQDPDSQWSMKGMLDSIQTVVWSMIQDDEGRIWMGTPSEGILAVEDLNAQRLQAKVTVYDSAKGLPSGWMHVALLHGDCIVLPQQGLFRFDEIQDRFVHDVNWMRAAGLEPSDQLSHLSVAPNDALWMMVSGKRSGILKVESAGAESPGALRWPAWRLRQLKSLTGIFPESGERVWFLGRDDVLYLWQESTTESDALSGTLETRVRSLSGTRSGTFYWMGGQDRSDFLRSAIPFEDNHLRFAYAATSFLDPEGTQYQVRLLPYDQDWSQWTIETQKDFTRLPGGSYRFQVRARDTSGRVSEFAELALTIKTPWHQQDWARALYVLTGLLLLGLLVQWRIHHYKKRAKQLELLVQERTAAIARQAEELKEMDRIKSHFFANLSHEFRTPLTLILGPVESTLEHCEDAELKRQMSVVRRNAHRLKRLIDQLLYLARLEAKQMQLRIHHGDLQVFVGNIVSLFKSAAEQRGIELEYDIVKPLADYAYFDPDVVEKVCYNLLSNALKFTPEGGTIWVRFIGGSPVVLEVEDTGCGMTQEQQSNLFQRFYQHERSENPLQSGTGIGLALCRELLELHRGSIEVRSGVDKGSTFRVTLPTDIRVFDPESIVKGDIDAELIKDEADSPEREAEPVHALPEVDAGLESDQKWVLIVEDHPQVRDYIREQLQDQFQILEAENGANALELALETIPDLIISDVMMPGMDGFEFCNRLKQDEKLSHIPVMLLTARAGDDSSMEGWQTGADDYLTKPFNAKELRIRVRKLIETRERLRERFRKEGLLLFQSETLPSAEEAFLVKLVSTIEAHLSDENFGVAELGTLLGLSRRQLLRKLQASTGQTATALIRSTRLKKARQLLEAGAFESVTEVAYETGFRSLSYFAKAYREEFGVNPSDV, encoded by the coding sequence ATGAGTCACTATGATGCGTCCACATATGAATTTCATCCACAGAACTGGCAGATGGCGCAGACCCGTGATGGTGTTCTCTTTGTGGGAAATACTCAAGGTTTGCTTGAGTTTGATGGGGTTCGATGGCGGCGACATGAGTTGATTCCCGGTTCGTCGATCACGGTCTTGGCCACAGATGAGCAGGATCGCATCTACGCGGGAGGACGGGGGGATTTTGGAGTGATCGAACGTGAGCCAGAGCAGGGCATACGATTCCGGTCACTCGCGGATGGACTGTCTCCTGCAGATCGCTCCAGGGTGACCACAATCTGGAACATCGCGCTGACGGATCATGGGGTGTATTTTCGCAGTGATCGTGCAGTGTTTTGGTATGCGGGCGGAGAAGTCCAGACCCTTCCGGGGGAATTCGGATATCTGGAAGAAATCGGAGGTCGGCTGATTGCGCAAATGAAACCCCATGGACTCGTCGAGATCCAGCAGGGAGGGGTGGAGCCGATCCCGGGAACGCAGTCCCTGGCAACAGCGGGTTTGCATGCGATCTTACCCTGGGATGACGAGCAGTTCTTACTGGTCAATCGCACGGATGGATTGCTGCGGTGGGATGGAGCATCGGGGCTGGCTCCCATGCCAGGGGCTGCCAGTGAATTTCTGAAACAAAACCGTGTTTACCGGGGGATTTCTCTGAATCAACCTGGCTCCGTTCGCTTTGCCCTTGCAACGTACAATCGGGGGGTGGCATTGCTTGATGCACAAGGTGAGTTGTATCAGGTCATCGACAAGGCTTCAGGGTTGCTTGATGACAAGAGCCATTACGTTTTTGAGGATAGCGAAGGCTCGTTATGGGTTACCCAGAACTCTGGAATCTCTCGCCTGGAATTATCGTCTACCTTGCAAGTATGGGATGAGCGACTTGGCATTGAGGGATTGCCACATGCCATTGCACGCCATGGAGAATCCGTGTATGCGGGAACCAGTGCAGGACTCTTCAAACTGCCTTCTTCCGGGGAACCGGGACCGCATTTTTTTGTGCGGCACGAGGGCTTCGACAAAGCTGCGCAAATTGGGCAATCCACCGAAGTCTGGAGTCTGGTTTCGTCGGGTCAGGATCTGTGGGTCGGAGGTGCGGGTTTGGTTCACCGAATCCGCAACGGCATGATCGTGCAATCGATTGAAGTCGGATCATCGGTCTATTGCATGCTTCAGCCAGAGGGACAGACGGATGCCTGGTTGCTGGGAACGCGACGTGGGGTTGCCGTGCTGCGGCAAGATCCTGACTCGCAGTGGTCGATGAAAGGTATGCTGGACTCGATCCAGACGGTAGTGTGGTCGATGATTCAGGATGATGAAGGACGCATTTGGATGGGCACACCGAGCGAGGGTATTCTGGCTGTGGAAGATCTGAATGCGCAACGCTTGCAGGCAAAGGTGACAGTTTATGATTCTGCAAAAGGACTTCCGTCGGGATGGATGCATGTGGCTCTGTTGCATGGAGATTGCATTGTTTTACCTCAGCAAGGGCTTTTCCGCTTTGATGAGATACAAGACCGGTTTGTACACGATGTGAACTGGATGCGTGCTGCCGGACTGGAACCGAGCGATCAACTCAGTCACTTGAGCGTCGCACCGAATGACGCGTTGTGGATGATGGTGAGTGGAAAACGCTCTGGTATCCTGAAGGTGGAGTCTGCGGGAGCAGAGAGTCCGGGTGCACTGCGATGGCCCGCTTGGCGTTTGCGACAGTTAAAATCACTGACGGGCATTTTTCCAGAATCGGGTGAGCGGGTATGGTTTCTGGGACGGGATGATGTCCTGTATCTGTGGCAGGAATCGACAACTGAAAGCGATGCTCTGTCGGGTACTCTCGAAACAAGAGTGCGTTCGTTGAGTGGAACCCGCTCGGGCACTTTCTATTGGATGGGAGGGCAGGATCGTTCGGATTTTCTCAGAAGTGCCATTCCTTTTGAGGACAACCACCTGCGATTTGCCTATGCGGCAACCTCGTTTCTTGATCCAGAGGGAACGCAGTACCAGGTTCGCCTGTTACCCTACGATCAGGATTGGTCGCAATGGACAATAGAGACGCAGAAGGATTTCACCCGTCTGCCTGGCGGAAGCTACCGCTTCCAGGTGCGGGCTCGCGATACGAGTGGTCGCGTCAGCGAATTTGCCGAACTGGCACTGACGATCAAGACTCCCTGGCATCAACAGGACTGGGCCAGAGCACTCTATGTGCTGACCGGACTGCTGTTACTCGGTCTGCTGGTGCAGTGGCGCATCCATCACTACAAGAAACGGGCAAAACAACTGGAGCTTCTGGTGCAGGAACGCACGGCTGCCATTGCCCGACAGGCGGAGGAACTGAAGGAAATGGACCGCATCAAGTCTCATTTTTTCGCCAATCTGTCTCATGAGTTTCGCACACCGCTGACGTTGATCCTGGGTCCGGTGGAATCGACTCTGGAGCATTGTGAGGATGCGGAGCTGAAGCGGCAGATGTCAGTGGTGCGGCGCAATGCGCACCGGCTCAAGCGTCTGATTGACCAACTGCTCTACCTCGCCCGACTGGAGGCAAAACAAATGCAGCTGCGCATCCACCACGGAGATTTGCAGGTGTTTGTCGGTAACATCGTCTCCCTGTTCAAATCCGCTGCAGAACAGCGTGGCATTGAACTCGAATACGACATTGTGAAGCCGCTTGCGGACTACGCCTATTTTGATCCGGATGTGGTGGAGAAGGTCTGTTACAATTTGCTCTCCAATGCGCTGAAATTCACTCCTGAAGGGGGAACGATCTGGGTGCGGTTTATCGGCGGCTCACCAGTGGTCCTGGAGGTGGAGGATACGGGCTGTGGCATGACGCAGGAGCAGCAATCCAATCTGTTTCAGCGTTTCTACCAGCACGAGCGTTCGGAAAATCCGCTGCAATCCGGAACAGGCATTGGACTCGCTCTCTGCCGGGAGTTACTGGAGCTTCATCGTGGCAGCATTGAGGTCCGGAGCGGGGTGGACAAGGGGTCCACCTTCAGAGTCACCCTGCCTACGGATATCCGTGTATTTGACCCAGAAAGCATTGTGAAGGGAGACATCGATGCCGAGCTGATCAAGGACGAAGCGGATTCACCCGAGCGTGAAGCGGAGCCAGTGCATGCTCTTCCCGAGGTGGATGCAGGACTGGAATCGGATCAGAAATGGGTGCTGATCGTGGAGGATCACCCACAGGTGCGGGACTACATTCGTGAGCAATTGCAAGATCAGTTCCAAATCCTTGAGGCGGAGAACGGTGCCAATGCGCTCGAGTTGGCGCTTGAGACGATTCCGGATCTCATCATCAGCGACGTGATGATGCCGGGCATGGATGGATTTGAGTTCTGCAATCGTTTGAAGCAGGATGAAAAACTCAGTCACATCCCGGTTATGCTGCTGACTGCACGCGCGGGGGATGACTCGAGCATGGAAGGCTGGCAGACTGGTGCGGACGACTACCTGACCAAGCCCTTCAATGCAAAAGAGCTGCGCATTCGCGTCCGCAAACTCATTGAGACCCGCGAGCGCCTGCGGGAGCGCTTCCGGAAAGAGGGTCTGCTCCTGTTCCAGAGTGAAACCCTGCCATCGGCGGAGGAAGCATTTTTGGTCAAACTCGTATCGACCATCGAAGCGCATCTGTCGGATGAGAACTTTGGAGTGGCGGAACTCGGTACCCTGCTCGGCCTGAGTCGCCGTCAGCTGCTGCGCAAGCTTCAGGCGAGCACGGGACAGACCGCCACCGCTCTCATTCGCAGCACGCGCCTGAAAAAAGCGCGGCAGTTGCTGGAGGCTGGCGCGTTCGAATCCGTTACGGAAGTGGCGTATGAAACGGGCTTTCGCAGCCTCTCCTACTTCGCAAAAGCATATCGCGAAGAGTTTGGCGTTAATCCGTCTGATGTTTGA
- a CDS encoding integrin alpha: MKFTTTFLLFLSLLACPLTWASFLQVDSLTLITDGMGGITDGDLESGVRFGASVAIIGDVDGDGIDDLMVGDSASVAGSVWVLLMNADNTVKSYQRIRPGMGGMPADTFVGTWGFGISVAALGDIDGDGIPDVAVGAYDANGGGVSNPTGNTGAVFILLLNADGTVKDFKVIGGETPGFPDALIQHNHLFGESIANAGDLDGDGVVDLWVGASTWSHDSLDKPYVGAVFKLHLNSDGSLKNISQFPDDLGTPTFDAFYANIPQNAGLGHDVAVIGDLNQNGTADLALGMYNPIAIDIIFLNPDQSIQSNTRLENGSNGIPSDLFDAPESTAGWIDFDGDGTLDLLIGDFQRKGFEGDLDNGFHNGVVHVALMNPNGTVKALSTIADGLNGFPSGVLSNNTWFGRSVAYLGTSQDADALPTVLAGSNGYRSPETSRLSGALWILKLGFTGLDEPEAPETEETETPNTPQPVVQTRNLFLVTSTESRVNADLDPDGFLGQGKSFSASLPRGLTLQGDILQGYLSNLGNVSFQVTGTDDLGNTLIINVSIEVLVPTLMPVISGMMLNDSFLPSTTIQAAQHGVAAVNLHLVASIDLGQPVRMSFLWDPIKGSDGFALISGELPPGLVLHGENGEILGTPTESGTWEFLISVKDWRGRGYQWVQLTVAEPQP; this comes from the coding sequence ATGAAATTCACAACGACCTTCCTTCTGTTCCTGAGCCTGCTGGCGTGCCCCCTCACCTGGGCGAGTTTCCTGCAGGTCGATTCGCTGACCCTCATTACTGATGGCATGGGGGGAATCACCGATGGTGATCTGGAGAGTGGGGTTCGATTCGGAGCCTCGGTTGCAATCATTGGCGATGTGGATGGCGACGGGATCGATGATCTGATGGTTGGAGATTCAGCCTCGGTTGCCGGTTCCGTGTGGGTGCTGCTCATGAATGCAGACAACACCGTCAAATCCTACCAGCGAATTCGTCCAGGCATGGGTGGAATGCCTGCAGACACGTTTGTTGGTACATGGGGTTTTGGAATCTCCGTGGCTGCATTGGGGGATATTGACGGCGATGGGATTCCGGATGTCGCGGTGGGGGCTTATGACGCAAACGGAGGCGGAGTCAGCAACCCAACCGGCAACACGGGAGCGGTCTTCATCCTTCTCTTAAATGCCGACGGTACCGTAAAGGATTTCAAAGTGATCGGAGGCGAAACTCCCGGGTTTCCAGATGCCCTGATCCAACATAACCACCTATTCGGAGAGAGCATCGCCAATGCAGGTGACCTTGATGGCGATGGCGTTGTTGACCTGTGGGTGGGCGCCTCAACCTGGAGCCATGACTCACTGGATAAACCATACGTCGGAGCGGTTTTCAAACTTCACCTAAACAGTGATGGCTCCTTGAAAAACATTAGCCAGTTCCCGGACGACCTAGGCACCCCCACCTTTGACGCATTCTATGCCAATATTCCCCAAAACGCCGGTCTTGGACACGATGTCGCCGTCATTGGCGATCTCAATCAGAATGGAACGGCAGACTTGGCGCTTGGAATGTACAACCCCATAGCCATCGACATAATTTTCCTGAATCCGGATCAAAGCATCCAATCCAACACCCGCCTGGAAAATGGAAGCAATGGTATTCCCTCAGATCTATTTGATGCCCCTGAATCTACCGCCGGCTGGATCGATTTTGACGGGGATGGAACATTGGATCTGCTCATCGGCGACTTCCAGCGAAAAGGATTCGAAGGCGACCTGGACAACGGATTTCACAACGGCGTCGTTCATGTGGCCCTGATGAATCCAAATGGAACTGTCAAAGCGTTATCCACCATCGCAGATGGTCTCAACGGCTTTCCTTCTGGCGTACTATCTAACAATACTTGGTTTGGAAGAAGCGTTGCCTACCTTGGAACCAGTCAGGATGCCGATGCCCTACCCACGGTACTCGCGGGGAGTAACGGTTACAGAAGCCCGGAAACATCAAGGCTCTCCGGTGCTCTCTGGATCCTCAAACTCGGGTTCACCGGCCTCGACGAACCTGAAGCTCCTGAGACCGAAGAAACCGAAACTCCCAACACCCCGCAACCGGTCGTGCAGACCCGCAACCTCTTCCTGGTCACCAGCACCGAATCCCGGGTCAATGCCGACCTCGACCCCGATGGCTTCCTCGGTCAGGGTAAGAGTTTCTCCGCCAGTCTGCCGCGCGGGCTGACCCTCCAGGGCGACATCCTGCAGGGCTATTTGAGCAATCTGGGCAATGTCAGCTTCCAGGTCACGGGCACCGATGACCTTGGCAATACCCTCATCATCAATGTCAGCATTGAGGTGCTCGTGCCCACACTCATGCCCGTGATCAGTGGCATGATGCTCAATGACAGCTTCCTGCCCAGCACCACTATCCAGGCAGCCCAGCACGGGGTGGCCGCGGTCAACCTGCACCTGGTGGCCAGCATCGATTTGGGCCAACCCGTGCGCATGAGCTTCCTCTGGGACCCGATCAAGGGAAGCGATGGATTCGCCCTGATCTCCGGCGAACTGCCTCCCGGACTCGTACTGCATGGCGAGAACGGTGAGATCCTCGGCACGCCAACCGAGTCCGGCACTTGGGAGTTCCTGATCTCGGTCAAGGACTGGCGGGGTCGCGGCTACCAGTGGGTACAGCTCACCGTCGCCGAACCGCAACCCTGA
- a CDS encoding VCBS repeat-containing protein translates to MKIKLTFLLFLSLLTAPFTWASFLQVDSLTLITDGTGGLAEDDLESFGQFGSSVVNIGDVNGDGIDDVLVGARATPSSVWVLLLNADQTVSAYQQIRPGVGGLPAGTFVGTSGFGCSVAPLGDIDGDGIPDVAVGAYSANGSGVHNPTGNTGAVFILLLNADGTVKDFEIIGGETPGFPDALIQHNHRFGWSIANAGDLDGDGVVDLWVGALGWSNDAVGKFGVGAVFKLHLNSDGSLKNISQFPDDLGTPAFDAFYDNLADQNYLGHDVSVIGDLNQDGTHDLALGLNNPNAIDIVFLNPDQSIQSTTRLENGSNGIPTDRFSTSNYSLQTSGFMDLDGDGIRDLLIGDYQRRGFEGDLDNGFGNGVVHVALMNPNGTVKAISTIADGLNGFPSGVLLYDDYFGRSVAYLGTSQDADALPSILVGHIGHQSLETNRTTGALWILKLGFTGLDEPEAPETEETETSNTPQPVVQSRNLFLVTSTESRINADLDPDGFLGQGASFSASLPRGLTLQGDILQGYLSNLGNVSFQVTGTDAAGNTLIVYVSIEVLVPTLMPVISGMMLNDNFLPSTTIQAAQHGVAAVNLHLVASIDLGQPVSLRFLWDQIKQSDGFSLIAGELPPGLVLHGESGEILGTPTESGTWEFLISVKDWRGRGYQWVQLTVAEPQP, encoded by the coding sequence ATGAAAATCAAACTTACCTTCCTTCTGTTCCTGAGCCTGCTGACCGCCCCGTTCACCTGGGCGAGTTTTCTGCAGGTCGATTCGCTGACCCTCATCACTGATGGCACGGGAGGTCTCGCCGAGGACGACCTCGAATCCTTCGGACAATTCGGTTCTTCCGTTGTCAACATTGGTGATGTTAACGGCGATGGCATTGATGATGTCCTTGTCGGAGCACGCGCCACGCCGAGCTCCGTTTGGGTGTTGCTCCTGAATGCAGACCAAACCGTCAGTGCCTATCAGCAGATCCGTCCAGGAGTGGGTGGTCTGCCAGCGGGAACCTTTGTGGGAACTTCAGGATTCGGCTGCTCTGTGGCTCCTCTGGGGGATATCGACGGCGACGGTATTCCCGATGTCGCTGTAGGCGCCTACAGCGCAAACGGGAGCGGAGTGCACAACCCAACTGGCAATACCGGAGCCGTCTTCATCCTTCTCTTAAATGCCGACGGCACAGTAAAGGATTTCGAAATAATCGGAGGCGAAACTCCCGGATTTCCAGATGCCCTGATCCAACACAACCACCGATTCGGATGGAGCATTGCCAACGCAGGTGATCTCGACGGCGATGGCGTCGTCGACCTGTGGGTCGGTGCCTTGGGCTGGAGCAATGATGCTGTGGGGAAATTTGGAGTTGGAGCGGTCTTCAAGCTGCACCTGAACAGTGACGGCAGCCTGAAAAATATCAGCCAATTCCCCGATGACCTCGGCACCCCCGCATTCGATGCCTTCTATGACAATCTCGCCGATCAAAACTACCTGGGCCACGATGTGAGCGTCATCGGTGACCTCAATCAGGATGGAACGCATGACCTCGCACTGGGACTCAACAATCCCAACGCCATTGATATTGTGTTCCTCAATCCCGACCAGAGCATTCAATCCACCACCCGCCTGGAAAATGGGAGCAATGGGATCCCGACGGATCGTTTTTCCACTTCAAACTACTCGTTGCAAACTTCGGGTTTTATGGATCTGGATGGAGATGGCATTCGGGATCTGCTCATCGGCGACTACCAGCGAAGAGGATTCGAAGGCGACCTGGACAACGGTTTCGGTAACGGCGTCGTTCACGTGGCCCTGATGAATCCAAATGGAACTGTCAAAGCGATATCCACCATCGCAGATGGTCTGAACGGATTTCCTTCCGGAGTCCTGCTTTACGACGACTATTTCGGAAGAAGCGTCGCCTATCTGGGGACCAGTCAGGATGCCGATGCCCTGCCCTCCATCCTGGTCGGACATATCGGTCATCAAAGTCTGGAAACGAACAGAACTACCGGTGCACTCTGGATCCTCAAGCTCGGGTTCACTGGCCTCGACGAACCCGAAGCTCCCGAGACTGAAGAAACTGAAACTTCCAACACCCCGCAACCGGTCGTGCAGTCCCGCAACCTCTTCCTGGTCACCAGCACCGAATCCCGGATCAATGCCGACCTCGATCCCGATGGCTTCCTCGGTCAGGGCGCAAGTTTCTCCGCCAGCCTGCCGCGCGGGCTGACGCTCCAGGGCGACATTCTGCAGGGCTATTTGAGCAATCTGGGCAATGTCAGTTTCCAGGTCACCGGCACCGACGCCGCTGGCAATACGCTCATCGTCTATGTCAGTATTGAGGTGCTCGTGCCCACACTGATGCCCGTGATCAGTGGCATGATGCTCAATGACAACTTCCTGCCCAGCACCACCATTCAGGCAGCCCAGCACGGGGTGGCCGCAGTCAACCTGCACCTGGTGGCCAGCATCGATTTGGGTCAGCCCGTGAGCCTGCGTTTTCTCTGGGACCAGATCAAGCAGAGCGATGGATTTTCCCTCATCGCCGGAGAACTGCCTCCCGGACTCGTACTGCATGGCGAGAGCGGTGAAATCCTCGGCACGCCAACCGAGTCCGGCACCTGGGAGTTCCTGATCTCGGTCAAGGACTGGCGTGGGCGCGGCTACCAGTGGGTGCAGCTCACCGTCGCTGAGCCACAGCCCTGA
- a CDS encoding TonB-dependent receptor plug domain-containing protein, with amino-acid sequence MILKKFYLRDGHRLTLLYATILSLCITSNVLNAQDDEGDVVYVLDPFTVSETATEGYIASNSLAGTRSNTPIKDIPINIQVFTSELADDFLITNQVELERYNAAMVNGAADVHSSNVIQQAYNNFFFRGFQQNWGLRDGVRQYDPVDMAGFSRVEVVKGPAAALYGLAYPGGIMNSVTKTVDFSQNFADLGLTLASEGEYRAQVDANFTSEVNLGSFGVRFVGVNSETRDYRRNSEGTIQFSQVNLAWKPTQKTTLEFLLEYGYRDKTMGLGTFETAEVDSQGNGLGNGASIPIQISHPDIPWDWNWSTDNVRSLETSNMRFRVTHQFNHNFFVNAYWQYGDRDQVDSDGLNAAGMGGSAGNWDLGFSSRGGVATGWLNPNTPEERIAMHWHHRDWQNEMWAYGATAVYELNTNAFDNVFTVGANAWSEDFITFKGTVPEGSTSIVYLPVKANIDIPTPIGPPTDYFMDTAGAYETQDNSNDYYFASWQAKFMDGRLKTNVAVNRANFKLVQWANGNSLVPDNVTEDSETSPLYGVVFDVTDDISLFAIQSTSLFPTSLRDSFQRQLPPLVGESFEIGTKIDLMDGRVSGTISYYTITQEGGGVDDPDAFNLDQQIWDSLSPAERALRWPGLSREDLAGDVVDGAETESKGFEADLVLQPTRNWQILLSYAHNKIKISKHVNSALVGDIPYEGPIEDQFSFLTKYSFTEGSAQGLSIGLGGQWAGKAYRGSHNGVDRYDPSTFYLEGFAGYKFDMFGYPAVLRLNIKNLTEQEAFVGWRATGSSSVVATQRYEVPTERVYSLTLGIRF; translated from the coding sequence ATGATTCTCAAGAAGTTCTACTTGAGGGACGGGCATCGCTTGACCCTTTTATATGCGACAATCCTATCACTATGCATAACGTCGAATGTGCTGAACGCGCAGGATGACGAAGGTGATGTGGTTTATGTTCTGGATCCGTTCACGGTTTCGGAGACCGCGACGGAGGGCTATATTGCATCGAATTCGCTGGCGGGAACCCGTTCGAATACCCCGATCAAGGACATTCCGATCAACATCCAGGTGTTCACCAGCGAACTGGCGGACGACTTCCTCATCACCAATCAGGTGGAGCTGGAGCGTTACAATGCTGCGATGGTGAACGGAGCTGCAGACGTGCATTCGAGCAATGTGATTCAGCAGGCCTACAATAATTTCTTTTTCCGCGGCTTTCAGCAGAACTGGGGCTTGCGGGACGGTGTGCGCCAGTATGATCCGGTGGACATGGCGGGATTTTCCCGGGTGGAAGTGGTGAAGGGGCCTGCTGCGGCTCTGTATGGTCTGGCATATCCGGGCGGCATCATGAACAGTGTCACCAAGACGGTTGATTTCAGTCAGAACTTTGCGGATCTTGGACTGACGCTGGCCAGTGAGGGAGAGTACCGTGCCCAGGTCGATGCAAATTTCACCTCGGAGGTCAATCTCGGGTCCTTTGGGGTTCGCTTTGTGGGAGTCAATTCGGAAACCCGCGATTACCGCCGAAATTCTGAGGGAACCATCCAGTTCAGCCAGGTGAATCTGGCGTGGAAGCCAACACAGAAGACCACGTTGGAATTCCTGTTGGAATACGGTTATCGGGATAAAACCATGGGCCTTGGCACGTTTGAAACTGCGGAAGTGGATTCCCAGGGCAACGGTCTTGGAAATGGGGCGAGCATTCCTATTCAGATCTCACACCCCGACATCCCCTGGGACTGGAATTGGTCAACGGACAATGTGCGTTCGCTTGAAACCTCCAACATGCGTTTTCGGGTGACCCACCAGTTCAACCACAACTTCTTCGTCAATGCCTATTGGCAGTATGGCGACCGCGATCAGGTGGATAGTGACGGTCTCAACGCTGCAGGCATGGGAGGAAGTGCGGGGAACTGGGATCTCGGATTTTCATCGCGCGGAGGTGTTGCAACGGGTTGGCTCAATCCCAACACACCGGAGGAGCGCATTGCCATGCACTGGCACCACCGTGACTGGCAGAATGAGATGTGGGCTTATGGCGCAACGGCGGTATATGAACTCAATACCAACGCCTTCGACAATGTGTTCACAGTGGGGGCAAATGCCTGGTCAGAGGATTTCATCACCTTCAAGGGAACTGTTCCGGAGGGTTCCACGAGCATTGTCTACCTGCCTGTGAAGGCTAACATCGACATTCCCACTCCCATCGGTCCTCCAACGGATTATTTCATGGATACGGCGGGTGCCTACGAAACCCAGGATAATTCAAACGACTATTACTTCGCGTCCTGGCAGGCGAAATTCATGGACGGTCGTCTCAAAACCAATGTGGCGGTGAACCGTGCCAATTTTAAGCTGGTGCAGTGGGCAAACGGGAATTCACTGGTCCCTGATAATGTGACGGAAGATTCCGAAACCTCTCCGCTCTACGGGGTTGTCTTTGATGTGACCGATGATATCTCCCTGTTTGCGATCCAGTCGACCTCGCTGTTTCCGACTTCCCTTCGGGATTCCTTTCAGCGCCAACTGCCACCGCTTGTGGGAGAGAGCTTTGAAATCGGAACCAAGATTGATCTCATGGACGGTCGTGTGAGCGGAACCATCAGCTACTACACGATCACGCAAGAAGGTGGTGGAGTGGACGATCCCGATGCCTTTAACCTGGATCAGCAAATCTGGGATTCTCTCAGTCCGGCTGAGCGTGCACTTCGCTGGCCCGGGTTGAGCCGTGAGGATCTTGCGGGAGATGTGGTCGATGGAGCGGAAACCGAATCCAAGGGCTTTGAGGCTGATTTGGTTCTGCAACCCACACGGAATTGGCAGATTTTGCTGAGTTATGCACACAACAAGATCAAGATTTCGAAGCACGTGAATTCCGCACTGGTCGGTGACATTCCGTATGAAGGACCGATTGAGGATCAGTTTTCGTTCCTCACAAAGTACAGTTTCACCGAAGGCAGTGCGCAAGGTCTCTCCATTGGACTTGGAGGACAATGGGCTGGCAAAGCCTATCGCGGATCTCACAACGGTGTTGACCGGTATGATCCGAGCACTTTCTACCTTGAGGGCTTTGCAGGCTACAAGTTTGACATGTTTGGTTATCCGGCAGTGTTGCGGCTCAACATCAAGAACCTCACGGAACAGGAAGCGTTTGTCGGGTGGCGTGCAACCGGAAGCTCGAGTGTTGTGGCAACCCAGCGCTACGAAGTTCCAACCGAACGGGTGTACAGCCTGACTCTTGGCATTCGATTCTAG
- a CDS encoding DUF5989 family protein, with product MRFLRHLGQLIRDLFDFARVHKAWWIVPIVLILLSFAALIIIVQAGTPAFIYTLF from the coding sequence ATGCGCTTTCTTCGACATTTGGGACAACTCATCCGAGACCTCTTTGACTTCGCACGTGTTCACAAGGCGTGGTGGATCGTTCCCATTGTGCTCATATTGCTCAGCTTTGCCGCTCTGATCATCATCGTACAGGCAGGTACTCCCGCGTTCATCTACACCCTGTTCTGA